The Ictidomys tridecemlineatus isolate mIctTri1 chromosome 6, mIctTri1.hap1, whole genome shotgun sequence genome includes a region encoding these proteins:
- the Ptges3 gene encoding prostaglandin E synthase 3 — protein MSKIYIIISKVETGTFSLRINPRSRRLINVLGTLISMQVLDTDLSSPSLTKEGSAGGEAGTSQPPEGVRGRRAGPAPGRIAKEQGGPALSVDISRKPRRSSKTKTAHARLQGPGILLRHQPPPGLTTPRLHARTFILRPRAPFPTLSSSPRSKSRSLRAVHSGDLGRARCRRRLRRATRGRDWGENAGVAIGEEPIPQPPLPERPAYPFARPPAPFTMQPASAKWYDRRDYVFIEFCVEDSKDVNVNFEKSKLTFSCLGGSDNFKHLNEIDLFHCIDPNDSKHKRTDRSILCCLRKGESGQSWPRLTKERAKLNWLSVDFNNWKDWEDDSDEDMSNFDRFSEMMNNMGGDEDVDLPEVDGADDDSQDSDDEKMPDLE, from the exons ATGTCTAAGATCTACATTATAATTAGCAAAGTGGAAACAGGTACCTTCTCCTTGAGAATTAATCCGAGGTCAAGAAGATTAATCAACGTCCTAGGCACCCTTATTTCCATGCAAGTCTTGGATACAGACCTCTCATCCCCATCCCTGACTAAAG AGGGGAGCGCGGGAGGAGAGGCGGGAACTAGTCAGCCACCCGAGGGGGTGAGAGGGCGAAGGGCGGGGCCCGCGCCGGGAAGGATCGCGAAGGAGCAGGGTGGCCCCGCCCTTTCCGTAGATATCTCTAGAAAGCCGCGCAGGAGCTCGAAAACAAAGACTGCGCACGCGCGGCTACAGGGCCCGGGCATTTTGCTGCGTCACCAGCCGCCGCCCGGCCTCACCACCCCTCGCTTGCACGCACGCACGTTCATTCTCCGTCCTCGCGCCCCTTTTCCTACACTTTCCTCTTCTCCCCGGTCGAAGAGCCGCTCTCTTCGCGCGGTGCATTCTGGGGATCTAGGTCGAGCCCGCTGCCGCCGTCGCCTAAGGAGAGCGACTAGAGGCCGCGATTGGGGAGAAAACGCCGGAGTCGCCATCGGAGAGGAGCCGATTCCCCAGCCGCCGCTGCCAGAGAGGCCCGCCTACCCGTTCGCCCGTCCCCCTGCCCCGTTCACAAT gcAGCCTGCTTCTGCAAAGTGGTACGATCGAAGGGACTATGTCTTCATTGAATTTTGTGTTGAAGACAGTAAAGATGTTaatgtaaattttgaaaaatccaaaCTTACTTTCAG TTGTCTTGGAGGAAGtgataattttaaacatttaaatgaaattgatCTTTTTCACTGTATTGATCCAAAT GATTCCAAGCATAAAAGAACGGACAGATCAATTTTATGTTGTTTACGAAAAGGAGAGTCTGGCCAATCATGGCCTAGGTTAACAAAAGAAAGGGCAAAG CTTAATTGGCTTAGTGTGGACTTCAATAACTGGAAAGATTGGGAAGATGATTCAGATGAAGACATGTCTAATTTTGATCGTTTCTCTGAG ATGATGAACAACATGGGTGGTGATGAGGATGTAGATTTACCAGAAGTAGATGGAGCAGATGAT GATTCACAAGACAGTGATGATGAAA AAATGCCAGATCTGGAGTAA